One window of Mauremys reevesii isolate NIE-2019 linkage group 4, ASM1616193v1, whole genome shotgun sequence genomic DNA carries:
- the LOC120403415 gene encoding olfactory receptor 1019-like isoform X2 yields MQILKEMEKGNHSEATEFILSGLTDHPELQVPLFGVFLLIYGITLLGNGGMILLIRIDPRLHTPMYFFLSNLSFCDLCLSSIISPKMLLNFLAERKSISYSACAVQLYLFVAFSDVECLLLAVMAYDRYMAICKPLHYMVTMSRQLCKQLVAGVFAVGLVDSIIYTCFTFRLSYCSSNIINHFFCDIPPLLALSCSDTHINEIVMFTLVCCIIVSSLVTVLLSYVYITSTILQIRSAEGRHKAFSTCSFHLTAVVLLFGTFLFTYLRPTSSYSMDTDKVASVFYTVVIPMLNPLIYSLRNTEVKDALRKTMNKLLTNS; encoded by the coding sequence aggagatggaaaagggaaatcactCGGAGGCGACTGAGTTCATTCTCTCAGGACTGACAGATCATCCGGAGCTGCAGGTTCCACTGTTTGGGGTGTTCCTACTGATTTATGGTATCACCCTGttggggaatggggggatgatCTTGTTAATCAGGATTGATCCCcgactccacacccccatgtactttttcctcagtaatttgtctttctgtgacctctgcttATCCTCGATAATTTCCCCtaagatgctgctgaatttcttagcAGAGAGGAAAAGCATTTCTTACTCTGCCTGCGCTGTGCAATTGTATCTCTTTGTCGCTTTTTCAGATGTTGAGTGTCTCTTGCTGGCTGTGATGGCATATGACCGTTACATGGCCATCTGTAAGCCGCTGCACTATATGGTCACCATGTCCAGGCAGCTTTGTAAACAGCTGGTGGCTGGGGTGTTTGCTGTGGGATTGGTGGATTCAATTATATACACGTGTTTTACATTTCGGCTGTCATACTGCAGCTCCAACATCatcaatcatttcttctgtgataTTCCTCCACTGCTGGCGCTCTCCTGTTCTGACACCCACATCAATGAGATTGTGATGTTTACTTTAGTGTGCTGCATTATAGTGAGCAGCCTTGTAACTGTCCTCCTCTCCTATGTCTATATcacctccaccatcctgcagATCCGCTCCGCCGAGGGGaggcacaaagccttctccacctgcagttTTCACTTGACTGCTGTGGTCCTGCTTTTTGGCACCTTCCTCTTTACGTATTTGCGTCCCACCTCCAGCTATTCCATGGACACAGACAAAGTAGCCTCAGTGTTTTACACAGTGGTTATCCCCATGttgaaccccctcatctacagcctgaggaacacggAGGTGAAGGACGCCCTGAGGAAAACAATGAATAAACTCCTAACCAATTCCTGA
- the LOC120403415 gene encoding olfactory receptor 1019-like isoform X1: protein MLQTGKEMEKGNHSEATEFILSGLTDHPELQVPLFGVFLLIYGITLLGNGGMILLIRIDPRLHTPMYFFLSNLSFCDLCLSSIISPKMLLNFLAERKSISYSACAVQLYLFVAFSDVECLLLAVMAYDRYMAICKPLHYMVTMSRQLCKQLVAGVFAVGLVDSIIYTCFTFRLSYCSSNIINHFFCDIPPLLALSCSDTHINEIVMFTLVCCIIVSSLVTVLLSYVYITSTILQIRSAEGRHKAFSTCSFHLTAVVLLFGTFLFTYLRPTSSYSMDTDKVASVFYTVVIPMLNPLIYSLRNTEVKDALRKTMNKLLTNS from the exons ATGCTCCAAACTGGCA aggagatggaaaagggaaatcactCGGAGGCGACTGAGTTCATTCTCTCAGGACTGACAGATCATCCGGAGCTGCAGGTTCCACTGTTTGGGGTGTTCCTACTGATTTATGGTATCACCCTGttggggaatggggggatgatCTTGTTAATCAGGATTGATCCCcgactccacacccccatgtactttttcctcagtaatttgtctttctgtgacctctgcttATCCTCGATAATTTCCCCtaagatgctgctgaatttcttagcAGAGAGGAAAAGCATTTCTTACTCTGCCTGCGCTGTGCAATTGTATCTCTTTGTCGCTTTTTCAGATGTTGAGTGTCTCTTGCTGGCTGTGATGGCATATGACCGTTACATGGCCATCTGTAAGCCGCTGCACTATATGGTCACCATGTCCAGGCAGCTTTGTAAACAGCTGGTGGCTGGGGTGTTTGCTGTGGGATTGGTGGATTCAATTATATACACGTGTTTTACATTTCGGCTGTCATACTGCAGCTCCAACATCatcaatcatttcttctgtgataTTCCTCCACTGCTGGCGCTCTCCTGTTCTGACACCCACATCAATGAGATTGTGATGTTTACTTTAGTGTGCTGCATTATAGTGAGCAGCCTTGTAACTGTCCTCCTCTCCTATGTCTATATcacctccaccatcctgcagATCCGCTCCGCCGAGGGGaggcacaaagccttctccacctgcagttTTCACTTGACTGCTGTGGTCCTGCTTTTTGGCACCTTCCTCTTTACGTATTTGCGTCCCACCTCCAGCTATTCCATGGACACAGACAAAGTAGCCTCAGTGTTTTACACAGTGGTTATCCCCATGttgaaccccctcatctacagcctgaggaacacggAGGTGAAGGACGCCCTGAGGAAAACAATGAATAAACTCCTAACCAATTCCTGA